In Aricia agestis chromosome 16, ilAriAges1.1, whole genome shotgun sequence, one genomic interval encodes:
- the LOC121734982 gene encoding uncharacterized protein LOC121734982, producing MRAVSQRAGGRSGEAETPPYITPGVRHTVTTRNMKAIICIVLFAAAVFAAPEGKRDKRGYLHGYHGLELGHSLDLGHSLGHGLGHSLELGHGFGHGFGHDLHLSAPIVHAPAAKIVSYNKVVSVPKVVEYQKIVSVPKVVSVPEVVKVSKIVETPHYHGLSHGWW from the exons ATGAGAGCGGTGTCGCAACGCGCAGGGGGCCGCAGCGGTGAGGCCGAGACACCACCGTATATAACGCCCGGGGTCCGACACACAGTAACCACTCGCAACATGAAAGCCATC ATCTGCATCGTCCTGTTCGCCGCCGCCGTCTTCGCCGCGCCCGAGGGCAAGCGCGACAAGCGCGGCTACCTGCACGGCTACCACGGCCTGGAGTTGGGCCACAGCCTGGACCTGGGCCATAGCCTGGGCCACGGCCTGGGCCACAGCCTGGAGCTGGGCCACGGCTTCGGTCACGGCTTCGGCCACGACCTGCACCTGTCCGCGCCGATCGTCCACGCGCCCGCCGCTAAGATCGTGTCCTACAACAAAGTGGTCTCCGTACCTAAG GTTGTGGAATACCAGAAGATCGTGTCCGTACCCAAGGTGGTCTCCGTACCCGAGGTGGTGAAGGTCTCCAAAATCGTCGAGACACCCCACTACCACGGTCTCTCGCACGGCTGGTGGTAA
- the LOC121734983 gene encoding fibroin heavy chain-like, producing MRAFVVILAVVACASAGNVNRDKRSGSLGGWSGSLGGLGGYSLGSSAGYSLGGSGWAAPSVGYAAPAAQLVTVNKVVNTQRVVDVPQVVSVRKVVNEPRVVSVNKLVAAPSYSSGIGYGSGISSGISSGYVSGISSGISSGYASGIGYGSGCGSGYGCGSGLVAANNGSYLIKSSQAMVNKVAILALVACAAAGNVRPKRGFLHGGYAPSIGYSAPALAAPLSYSPALAAPAISYSAPALAAPALSYSHALTAPAIGYASPLSYSSHALAAPALSYSTLAAPAIRYSAPALAAPLSYAAPALAPSLAYAPRLAPAIAPTVAVAPAPIAVAAPAAKVVTVNKVVNAQRVVDVPQVVSVRKVVNEPRVVSVNKVVPAGLGLGYGSSYAAGYASGWW from the exons ATGAGAGCATTT GTGGTAATCCTGGCTGTGGTGGCGTGCGCGTCCGCCGGCAACGTGAACCGCGACAAGCGCAGCGGCTCCCTGGGCGGCTGGAGCGGCTCCCTGGGCGGCCTGGGCGGGTACTCCCTCGGCAGCTCGGCCGGCTACTCACTGGGCGGATCGGGCTGGGCGGCACCCAGCGTGGGCTacgccgcgcccgccgcacAGTTGGTGACGGTCAACAAGGTGGTGAACACGCAGCGCGTGGTGGACGTGCCGCAGGTGGTCAGCGTGCGCAAGGTGGTCAACGAGCCCCGCGTCGTCTCCGTCAACAAGCTGGTGGCCGCTCCCAGCTACTCCTCCGGCATTGGCTACGGCTCCGGCATCAGCTCCGGCATTAGCTCCGGCTATGTCTCCGGCATCAGCTCCGGCATTAGCTCCGGCTACGCCTCCGGCATCGGCTACGGCTCCGGATGTGGCTCCGGCTACGGCTGCGGCTCCGGCCTCGTCGCCGCCAACAACG GTAGCTATCTAATAAAATCATCTCAAGCTATGGTAAACAAG GTCGCAATCCTCGCCCTGGTCGCGTGCGCGGCCGCCGGTAACGTGCGGCCCAAGCGCGGCTTCCTGCACGGCGGCTACGCGCCCAGCATCGGCTACTCCGCGCCCGCTCTCGCCGCCCCGCTGAGCTACTCGCCCGCCCTGGCAGCACCGGCTATAAGCTACTCCGCCCCCGCCCTGGCCGCGCCCGCCCTTAGCTACTCGCACGCCCTGACCGCCCCGGCTATCGGCTACGCTTCCCCGCTCTCCTACTCGTCCCACGCCCTCGCCGCCCCCGCTCTCTCCTACTCGACCCTGGCCGCCCCCGCGATCCGCTACTCGGCGCCCGCGCTCGCCGCACCCCTGAGCTACGCTGCTCCGGCTCTCGCCCCCTCCCTCGCCTACGCCCCCCGCCTCGCCCCCGCCATCGCCCCCACCGTCGCCGTGGCACCGGCCCCCATCGCCGTAGCCGCCCCGGCCGCCAAGGTGGTGACAGTGAACAAGGTCGTGAACGCTCAGCGCGTGGTGGACGTGCCTCAAGTAGTCAGCGTGCGCAAGGTGGTTAACGAGCCCCGCGTGGTGTCGGTCAACAAGGTGGTCCCCGCCGGCCTGGGGCTCGGCTACGGCTCGAGCTACGCTGCGGGCTATGCCAGCGGCTGGTGGTAA
- the LOC121734984 gene encoding keratin, type II cytoskeletal 5-like, with translation MRTFVVILAVVACASAGNVNRDKRSGSLGGWSGSLGGLGGYSLGSSAGYSLGGSGWAAPSVGYAAPAAQVVTVNKVVNTQRVVDVPQVVSVRKVVNEPRVVSVNKLVAAPSYSSGISSGYASGIGYGSGISSGISSGYVSGIGYGSGISSGISSGYVSGISSGISSGYASGIGYGSGCGSGHGCGSSLVAANNGWW, from the exons ATGAGAACTTTT GTGGTAATCCTGGCTGTGGTGGCGTGCGCGTCCGCCGGCAACGTGAACCGCGACAAGCGCAGTGGCTCCCTGGGCGGCTGGAGCGGCTCCCTGGGCGGCCTGGGCGGGTACTCCCTCGGCAGCTCGGCCGGCTACTCGCTGGGCGGATCGGGCTGGGCGGCACCCAGCGTGGGCtacgccgcgcccgccgcgcagGTGGTGACGGTCAACAAGGTGGTGAACACGCAGCGTGTGGTGGACGTGCCGCAGGTGGTCAGCGTGCGCAAGGTGGTCAACGAGCCCCGCGTCGTCTCCGTCAACAAGCTGGTGGCCGCTCCCAGCTACTCCTCCGGCATTAGCTCCGGCTACGCCTCCGGCATCGGCTACGGCTCCGGCATCAGCTCCGGCATTAGCTCCGGCTACGTCTCCGGCATCGGCTACGGCTCCGGCATCAGCTCCGGCATTAGCTCCGGCTACGTCTCCGGCATCAGCTCCGGCATTAGCTCCGGCTATGCCTCCGGCATCGGCTACGGCTCAGGATGCGGCTCTGGCCACGGCTGCGGCTCCAGCCTCGTAGCCGCCAACAACGGCTGGTGGTAG
- the LOC121734985 gene encoding intermediate filament protein ON3-like, with product MRTFLIVLAVVACAAAGNVNRDKRSGWGGSLGGWSGSSGWSAPSAKLVTVNKVVNTQRVVEVPQVVSVRKVINEPRVVSVNKLVAAPSYSSYSSGLGYGSGYSSGYGSGYGSSYGSGIGSGYGSSYGSHNSGWW from the exons ATGAGAACTTTC TTGATCGTCCTCGCTGTAGTCGCGTGCGCCGCCGCCGGCAACGTGAACCGCGACAAGCGCAGCGGCTGGGGCGGCTCGCTGGGCGGCTGGAGTGGTTCCTCGGGCTGGTCGGCGCCCTCCGCCAAGCTGGTGACGGTCAACAAGGTGGTGAACACGCAGCGCGTGGTGGAAGTCCCCCAGGTAGTGAGCGTGCGCAAGGTCATCAATGAACCCCGCGTCGTCTCCGTCAACAAGCTGGTGGCTGCGCCCAGCTACTCCTCCTACAGTTCCGGCTTGGGCTACGGCTCCGGCTATAGCTCCGGCTACGGCTCCGGCTACGGCTCCAGCTACGGCTCCGGCATTGGCTCCGGCTATGGCTCGAGCTACGGCTCCCACAACAGCGGCTGGTGGTAA
- the LOC121734851 gene encoding uncharacterized protein LOC121734851, producing the protein MKVLIVLALVAAASCAPAKEAEREKRNLIGSYPLGYSTGFNNFGVSAGPLVSNQVQQQDTVESQHVQTSNLKSTSTKSLLQPTYQAIQPAIQAYQTYQPAVQTYQTYQPSVQAYQPASYVSYQQPAYYSSAAQVLPVQSSYYNVPSSVQYVSQPSLYNSVYQPSYSALPSYSVSSPVVSSGVVSSGVVGTDPWC; encoded by the exons ATGAAGGTCTTG ATTGTTCTCGCCCTCGTCGCCGCCGCCAGCTGCGCCCCCGCCAAGGAGGCCGAGCGCGAGAAGCGCAACCTGATCGGCTCCTACCCCCTGGGCTACAGCACCGGCTTCAACAATTTCGGGGTCTCTGCCGGCCCCCTGGTCTCCAACCAGGTGCAGCAACAGGACACCGTCGAGTCCCAGCACGTCCAGACCTCCAACCTCAAGTCCACCTCCACTAAGTCCCTCCTCCAGCCCACCTACCAGGCCATCCAGCCCGCCATCCAGGCCTACCAGACCTACCAGCCCGCCGTCCAGACCTACCAGACCTACCAGCCCTCAGTCCAGGCCTACCAGCCCGCTAGCTACGTCAGCTACCAGCAACCCGCC TACTACTCATCCGCTGCCCAGGTCCTGCCCGTGCAGTCCTCCTACTACAACGTGCCCTCCTCCGTGCAGTACGTGAGCCAGCCCTCCCTCTACAACAGCGTCTACCAGCCCTCCTACTCCGCCCTGCCCTCCTACTCCGTCTCTTCCCCCGTCGTCTCCTCCGGCGTCGTCTCCTCTGGCGTCGTCGGCACCGACCCTTGGTGCTAA